A stretch of DNA from Actinomycetota bacterium:
ATTTCTACCTCACCGGCGCCATGGAGCTGCGCGAAGGAGTGGTCCCGGTCGAGCAGGCGAAGAGCGGCAGCGATGACGCCATCACGGCCATGAGCGTGGGCCTGATCTTCGACTACATGGCGGTACGGCTCAACGGGCCCAGGGCCGAGGGCCATGCCGCGAGCATCGGCTTCGACTTCACCGACACGGGCGAGGCATACCTGCTCCAACTGGAGAACGGGGTGCTTAACTATCTCACCGGGAAGTGGGACGTGACCCCCGATGCCGTCCTCGCCCTCACCCGCTCGGCGCTTAACGAGATCCTGACCCAACAGGCCAACGTGGCGGACAAGGTCTCATCCGGGGAGGTCACCATCGAGGGCGATGCGAGTAAGCTAGCCGAGGTATTCGGCCTCATGGACGACTTCGATCCCTGGTTCAACATCGTAACGCCGTGAAGCGGAAAGCCGAGGTGAAAGCCATGACCGATGGACCGGCAGATGAAGCGATCACCATGGATAGCATGACGCCCAGGGGGCTGAAGGCGCCCCGCGCCGCCGCCATCGCCGGCATCCTCTTCGCAGTGCTCCTGGCCGCCGCTATCATGCTCATGAGGATCTCCATGCCCTCGGACCCCGCTGATGCCGGTCAATGGCTCAGTGATGGCGGCCGTAAGACGTCCGTGGTGATCGCCATCAATCTCGTCCCCTTCGCGGGCATCGCCTTCCTCTGGTTCATCGGCGTGATCCGCGACCGCCTTGGAGACTGGGAGGACAAGTTCTTCGCCACCGTCTTCCTGGGCAGCGGGCTGCTCTTCGTCGCGCTGCTCTTCGCGGCCACGGCTATGGCCTTCGGGCTGCTGGCGAGCTTCGATGCTCCTCCAGGCACGGCCAGCCAGCACGATCTGTGGGACCTCGGCAGCAGAACGGGGTTGGCGCTTCTAAACGTGTTCGCCATGCGGATGGGCGCGGTGTTCATCATCTCCACCTCCACCGTCGCGCTGCGCACCGGTTTCATCAGGCGCTGGCTGGGACTGCTCGGCCTCGCCATCGCCCTGGTGCTGCTGGTGGCAGCGAACTCCGTTCCCTATCTGAACCTGTTGTTCCCGCTGTGGATCGTGCTGGTGAGCCTGGACATCCTCATCTTCGATCTGCGCCAGGGCAAGGATCCCGCCGCGGCCACGGAAGGGGGCTGACCGTGTCATACATGCGGCCGTCATTTCCATCCGGTCGAAACCAGGGGGCTTAGCATGGGACCACCGGCCGGTTTCCGTTTCTTCAGGGAGGATGAGTGCGACCGCTGCGGCATCTGTTTTCAGCGCTGCCCCGTGCTCGAGCTTTCCGGGGATGACGCGAAGCGGGAGATAGAGAAGCTCATCCGCGGCGATGTGGCTGGGTCCCTGGTGCTGCGGCGCTGCGAGACCTGCAACGTCTGCGAGTTCGCCTGTCCCCGGGAAGCCAGCCCCTACGGCCTCATCCTGCAGCGCTACGGCGAGATGAAAAAGGCCCAGGGCCTTCCCCACATGGCCAAGTTCATCTTCCCCAACGAGCCCGAGAACATGTGGTCAACCATCAGGGTGCTGATGGGAGACGATGAGCTGTCGCTCCTGCGCGCGTGGGAGGATAACCTCCGGCAGCCCAGGGAGGAGGTCCTCGTAACCGGCTTCTATAACAACCTGGTGCCGTTCATCGCCCAGACCTCGCTGCTCGACGACCTCAGGCCCGCCATCATGGGCAGCGACAGTATGTTCGGCATGGGAGAGGACGCCTACCGGATCGGGGATTTCGCGGAGGCGGAACGGTTGGGCCGCCTGGCGGTTCAGAAGTTCACCGAGCTGGGCGTGAAGAAGATGTACTGCTTCATGGTCGTCGAGGCCTCGATGTTCACCGACGTCCTGCCCGAGAGGTTCGGCGTGGAAGCCGGCTTCGAGGTGGAGCTCCTGGACACCTGGCTTCTGGAGCGGCTGCGCGGCGGAAAGATAGAGATAAAGCAGCCCTTGCGCATGAAGGTCACCGTCCACGATAACTGCTGCGGCAGGTACATGGACGCCGTCCTCCCCGACACCACGCGCGAGATAGTGGAGCGCACCGGATGCCGGGTGGCCGAGATGCGCCACTGCCGGGAGAACGCGCTCTGCTGTGGCTGGGCCGGGACCGTGCCCACGCTGTACGGTCCCACCTCAGATAATCCCGTCCACACCCTGCTCAACCTGCTGCAGGCCCTCTACCTCAGGTGGCAGGAGGCCGAGGCCACCGGCGCGGACGCCCTGGTCGTACCCTGCCCGGGCTGCTACGCATTCCTCTCGCTGATCAAGGTGCTGACCGCCAGCGACCTCGACGTCTACCTGCCCCTGGAGCTGGTGCAGATGGCCGCCGGGGAGATGCCAGCCCACCGCAACCAGGAGCGGGCGTGGGACATCCTCGCCCTCACCACCAACCTCGTTCTCAAGTGGTTCTTTTCACCCCGGCGCTTCTTCCCCAGGCCCGTGGATATCGACGCGCCGCTCCCCCGGGTCAGCCAGGGGGACGCAGCACGGATAAGGCTTTTCGGCCGGTTTTTCCACGGCCCCCTGGTGCAGAACCCCGTTTCCAGGAGGCTCATCGCGTCCGCCGTAAAGGCCGCCATCGCCGCATACAGGACCTACCTGGAGCGGAAGGGACGCGC
This window harbors:
- a CDS encoding (Fe-S)-binding protein, which translates into the protein MGPPAGFRFFREDECDRCGICFQRCPVLELSGDDAKREIEKLIRGDVAGSLVLRRCETCNVCEFACPREASPYGLILQRYGEMKKAQGLPHMAKFIFPNEPENMWSTIRVLMGDDELSLLRAWEDNLRQPREEVLVTGFYNNLVPFIAQTSLLDDLRPAIMGSDSMFGMGEDAYRIGDFAEAERLGRLAVQKFTELGVKKMYCFMVVEASMFTDVLPERFGVEAGFEVELLDTWLLERLRGGKIEIKQPLRMKVTVHDNCCGRYMDAVLPDTTREIVERTGCRVAEMRHCRENALCCGWAGTVPTLYGPTSDNPVHTLLNLLQALYLRWQEAEATGADALVVPCPGCYAFLSLIKVLTASDLDVYLPLELVQMAAGEMPAHRNQERAWDILALTTNLVLKWFFSPRRFFPRPVDIDAPLPRVSQGDAARIRLFGRFFHGPLVQNPVSRRLIASAVKAAIAAYRTYLERKGRALMGL